The DNA sequence TAGCTTTTACTGACTTTGATCCTATTTCTCCCCTCAAATAAAAAATTGGTCTAAGTAAAATATAAACTAAAAAACTTATCGGGATGAAATAGGGACCAATAACATGTAAAAAGTCCACTATGAACGTATCCATATATATCATTCCTTTGTCTTCATTTTCTATATAGAACATTCGACAAAAGGGGGAGTTTATCCTTTATTTGTAAGCATTATATAAAACCATTTATTAATGGGTAATTCATTCATCAGTGAATAAAAAAAATGGTAATTATTTACCGTTTTTTTAGTTTTTATAGATAACTTACTTAAAATAATCTAACATTAGGATAGCAATAATTATTAGAGGAGGTTATCGGTAATGAAAAAATGGAAACTCGTGTTGATAACAAGCATAAGCACAACCATTATTTTATTTGGACTATCCGTTTTAAGTCCTTACAATTTTCTAGAGAAAATAACAGAAGACAATATTGTGAATGACGAAGGTATTTCTGAACTATTTGATGGTAAAGAAATACAATCCATTACATATTAAGGGGATAATACATATATTATCTCTACAAAAGACAATGATTTTGTAGCAGTACAAGAGTATTATTCATTGATGAATTACAAATGGTTTGTATATGAAAAAGTGGATGAGTGGGGATAAACTTTAGAGAAAACTATCTAATAGTCATCATCTAGGACGTTTACAATTAAAGCTTACCATCTATCCATTTGTACCCCCTCTATTAAAGAGCAATATTCTTAAAAACTAACTTACCTTAGTCTATCTAGAGATAAATTAATTAAAAAATGCCAAAAGAACTATACGCTAGAATTCTGGAGTTCTAGCGTATAGTTCTTTCCAAAGGCTAACTTGCGTTCCGAATATAATTGATAGCATAAATACGTATTATATTGTACTAAAAACGCTTGTCCCTCAACTTTTTCATCTTAACTATAAGGCTCTGTTAAAGGATAGTGTTGATTTTTAAAAGGGGTTGATTGCAACGGAAGGTACGAGACGCCTGCGGGAAAAGCAACGGCCGAAGACACTGAGGGTGATCTCCCCGAAAGGGGCTGAGGCGTTGCCCGCGGCAAGCGAGTATCCTGAAGTGAAAATCAACATCGAATTTTAACATAGCCAACTATAAAACTATTTCATAACTTCGTGGGTAAATTGTGGGTGTTTTGTTGGAATATAAAGAAGAATAATAGTGGTTTCAAGAGACCACTATTTTATGATTAACTACTGGGATTAGAAGATAAAATATATCTTTTCAAAAAAATCAAAAACTGTTAATATTATGATCAAAATGATGGGTGTCTAACTTATTTATGATACAACTTTTGCGCCCTGTAAATATTATAATATTCTACATCTTTACTATGTGTTAGAACCTCTACCTTTGCACTCACATCTTTTACGCATTTCAAAACTTCAGTTGGAATTCTCGTAACGGTTATATAATCACCCAAACCAAAACTTGATATTCTTAAGAAACAACATGCATCATAATCATTCATAATTTTTCTAATGTGATGTTTATTATTTTCAGTAAATAAAGATACAATAGTTTCTTTATATAGTTCCTGTAAAACAATATCAAATGATTCGTCCTCGTCACATATACCTTTAACACTATATATCCAAGATGAAGTGTAATTATTCTTAGGTATCTTCTCAAGTGTATTTCCAGAAAAGGAAGGATCAAATATTTGAGATTGTACTGGTATTATATTTAGTAATTTTGTTACCTTTTCTGGATCAAAGTGTTTATATTTAAAATCTGGGTCAAAAGTAGATTCAATATGAAAACTAACAAATATTTTTACAGTCAAGAAATATTCTCCTTTTTATGGATATGTAGGGTAATGGTGGTATCCTAAAGTCTGATAAGCACCAGTCGATTTTCGGATTAAGTAAGCCATTCGTGTTTGTTTATGATAGCCAAATGAAAACGCCTTATATTATTTTTTCATCTAACTTTCTAGGCATTTGGCGGGTAATCGATTTATAACTAGTATACACATGATTATACAAAACGCTAGAACCTTAACGGCTCTAGCGTCATTTCAATTAATACGTTGTCATATATTGTTCTCTTTCCCAAGGGTGTACTTGCGTACGGAACATATCCCATTCAATCTCTTTTGCTTCAATGAAGTGCTCAAGAACGTGCTCACCTAAAGAGCTTGTTATCACTTCATCTTTAGATAAAGCAACAAGAGCCTCTTTTAATGTTGCAGGTAATGCTTCGATTCCTTCTGCTAACCTCTCTTTTTCATCCATTACATAAATGTTTCTATCTGTTGCTGGAGGTGGCGTCATTTTATTTCGAATGCCATCAAGACCAGCAGAAAGCATTGCTGCCATAGCTAAATATGGATTTGCTGAAGGGTCCGGACTACGAACTTCGATACGAGTACTTAAACCTCTTGATGATGGAATTCTAACTAATGGTGAACGATTTCTCATCGACCAAGCTACATAACAAGGCGCTTCGTATCCAGGAACAAGACGCTTATAGGAATTTACAGTCGGATTTGTAATAGCAGTAAACGCTGCTGCATGCTTTAAAATCCCTGCTAGGAATTGCATTGCTGTTTCACTTAATTGACCAGGTGCATTTTCATCAAAGAACGCATTTTCTTTCCCTCGGAATAGTGACATGTTTGCGTGCATCCCACTACCGTTCACACCGAATAATGGCTTAGGCATAAACGTCGCATGTAGACCATGCTTTGCAGCAATTGTTCTAACTACTAGCTTAAACGTTTGAATATTATCACATGTCGCAATTGCATCAGCATATTTAAAATCAATTTCGTGTTGACCAGGTGCTACCTCGTGGTGAGAAGCTTCAATTTCAAAGCCCATGTCTTCTAATTCAAGTACAATATCACGACGACAGTTTTCACCAGTATCTACTGGAGCAAGGTCAAAATAGCCACCTTTATCGTTTAGTTCTAAAGTTGGTTCTCCTTTTTCATCTGTTTTGAAAAGGAAGAATTCTGGTTCAGGTCCGATATTAAAGTCTGTAAATCCTAATGCTTTTGCTTCCTCTAATACCTTTTTAAGTGCGCCACGTGGATCACCAGCGAATGGTGTACCGTCTGGATTATATACATCACAAATGAGACGAGCTACTTTTCCTTTTTCTTGTGTCCATGGGAAGATCACCCAAGTATCAAGGTCAGGATATAAATACATGTCAGACTCTTCAATTCTTACGAAACCTTCAATGGAAGACCCGTCAAACATCATTAAATTGTCTAATGCTTTCGGTAATTGATCTACAGGAATCTCCACGTTTTTAATAATTCCTAGTAAATCTGTAAATTGTAAACGAATGTACCGTACGTTTTCTTCTTTTGCCATACTTAGAATGTCATCTTTTGAAAATTTACTCATTAATTTTTCCTCCTTATTTTACTGTCACATAACACATGCAACAGAAGTTAACTATTTCCACTACAATAAGAAAATTTCATGTTTGTTATACATAGGTGTTTTTGTTTTTCTTAGGATAGTTCTATCTTAAAGGACATATACCCACTTGTGTTAAATCATGTTAGATTTTCTTACATGGTAATTTTTCTAACATTGTATTGGGAAATTTCCAAACAGTTGCGCCTCAATGGATCAAGTCATGTTTCTTTCATACGTAGTTGCTTTTCTGTTTTTAATAGTTTTTTAGTTTTCATTTTAGATTTAGCTCAAATAAGTTATTCTTTATTAATGAATATACAGCATCCGTAACACAAATCTTCACATGCTCATATGTAAGTCCCCCTTGGACATATGCTGTATAAGGAGGACGAATTGGACCATCCGCAGTTAATTCAATACTTGCACCTTGAATAAAAGTACCAGCAGCCATGATAACATCATCTTCATAACCTGGCATATAGCTCGGTTGTGGTTTTACATGTGCATCTACAGGTGAGTTAGCTTGAATGGCTTGACAAAAAGCAATCATTGTTTCCCTTGAAGGAAAAGAAACAGATTGAATAAGGTCCGTTCTTTCGTCAGTCCAAGAAGGTGATGTCTCCATTCCAATATGTGATAAAAACTTAGCCGTAAAAAGTGCTCCTTTTAATGCCTGATTCACGACATGAGGAGCTAAAAACAGCCCTTGAAACATCTCTAATAGACTATGTAGCGATGCTCCACCTTTTAAACCTATTCCAGGTGCAGTTAATCTTGCTGCACATAACTGAATATAATGCTCTTTACCAACAATGTAGCCTCCCGTTTTCACTAACCCTCCTCCTGGGTTTTTTATTAGCGAACCTGCCACGATATCAGCTCCAACTTGATTAGGTTCTTCAAGTTCGACAAACTCCCCATAACAGTTATCGACAAATACGATAAGCTCAGGATTAATCTCTTTTACATAATTAATCATCTCTTGCATTTGTTTTATTGTAAAAGAAGGACGATTTTCATAACCCTTTGATCGTTGAATGCCTATGATCTTTGTATTTTCATGAATCATTCTTTTTACATTTTTAAAATCAATTTCGTCATTTTTTAGTGGGACATATTGATACGTAACGCCTAAATCTGCAAGAGAACCAATGTTTTTGTTTCCCCTCACTCCAATCACTTCTTCTAGTGTGTCATACGGTTTTCCTGTTATGTATAGAAGCTCATCACCAGGGCGAAGAACACCAAATAGAGCTGTACTTATTGCATGTGTTCCCGATACAATTTGTGGGCGGACAATGGCACTCTCTCCACCAAAAACTTGAGCGTATATTTTTTCTAGCGTTTCTCTTCCAATATCATCATATCCATATCCTGTTGAACCATGAAAATGATACTCTGAAACTTCATGATCACGAAAAGCCTTTAATACTTTCCTTTGATTTGCCTCACTCACTTTTCCTCTTTGCATAAATGTAGATTGTAATTCTTCTTCTATTTTAGCAACCACTTTTTCTAGTTTGTCCTTCATTTCCATCATTGTCATTCTCCTCTTGTATCTAACTGTTTCGCTTGCATTTCATGAAATATTGCAGAATCAGGTGCAGCATAACCTCTCACTACATACTGCTCAGATTGTTCATCAAAGTATTGTTCCACTTGTATTGTTTCTCTTTGTAGTCGATGTAACCATTTCCCTTCATTAGCATCTACATGAAAAATATATGGAGAAAAGATCTCTTCCATCACAGATTCAATTTTCTCTTGAAGCTTGTCCAAGTCTGCTTTCTCTTTTGAGCTAATTAAGATGGAAGCACTTTTAGTATAAGAAAAGAAATCCCCATGAAGTAAGTCTCTTTTATTATATACAGTAAGTACTGGTATTTTTTCAGCCTCTAATTCCTCCAATAATTTATAAACAGTCTTTTCATGGTTAGGATAATCTGGGTTGGCTGCATCAACGACATGCAAAATAAGATCTGCTTCTTTCACTTCTTCTAAAGTAGAACGGAAAGCAGCGATAAGTGTAGTAGGCAACTGTTGTATGAATCCTACTGTGTCAGTTAAGAGGACTTCCATTCCAGAAGGTAATTTAATTTTTTTCGTAGTTGGATCCAACGTAGCAAATAATTGGTCCTCAACATAAATATCAGCTTCAGAGAGTCGATGTAAAAGTGTCGATTTACCAGCATTTGTGTATCCTACTAAAGAAATTTGAAAGGCTTGATTTTTCTTTCTTCTAGCACGATATCTTTCACGATGTGAAACAATCTGTTCTAGTTGCATGCGTATATCTGTCATACGATTTCTAATATGTCGTTGATCTGTTTCCAATTGGGTTTCCCCTGGACCTCGTGTACCTATTCCCCCACCAAGCCTAGAGAGCATCGCCCCTTGGCCACGCAGTCGTGGTAGTAAATAGCCTAGTTGTGCTAATTCAACTTGGAGCTTTCCTTCTTTTGAGCGAGCACGACCAGCAAAGATATCTAAAATCAATTGAGTACGATCTATCACCTTTACATCAAGTTGTGAAGTTAAGTTTCTTAGTTGTGAAGGAGAGAGCTCATCATTAAAGATAACGAGCTCTACTTCTAATTCTTCTAAAATGGTAATTATCTCATCAACTTTCCCACGACCAATATAAGTTGCAGAATCAGGACGTTCCCTATTTTGTGTCACTTGCATGACAACATTGCCACCTGCTGTGTTTGTTAAAGCTTCAAGCTCTTCCATACGATACTGAAATTGTTCTTCATCGATTTTTTGCGTTTTTAGTCCAACAATCAACACGTTTTCTTTATTCAATCTAATTGCCTCCTACTATTTATGCATCCTCTGTATATTTAAAGGCGTGACTTAAGTCGACTCCTCTTATTGTAATTAAATCGTCCTTATCGTATTTCCCTTCTTCCAACAGCCTTACTGCCTGAGCTCGAATCGCACGCTCTAATAGGTTTCGTATAAATCTCCCATTACTGAAGTGCTCTTCTTGCTTTTCTTTCGTGTATTTTAATAGTTCGGCTAATGTTTTATCTGCACGTTCATCTAACTTATAATCTCTTTCTTTCACCATTTTATTAGCCATTTCAGTTAACTCTTTTACGGTGTAGTTTGGAAAAGTTACTTTCATCGGGAAACGTGATGGAAGGCCAGGATTTAAGCTTAAAAATCTATCCATCTCTTTAGGATAACCAGCTAAAATTAAAACAAACGAGTGTTGTTGATCTTCCATTGCTTTTACGAGCGTATCTATCGCTTCTTTGCCAAAATCCTTCTCCCCACCACGTGAAAGAGAATAGGCTTCATCTACGAACAATATACCACCGAGTGCTTTTTGAACAAGGTCTCGCGTTTTTTGTGCTGTATGCCCTATATATTCACCTACAAGGTCTGCACGTTCCGCTTCAATAAGGTGTCCTTTTTCTAAAACCCCCATATCTTTAAATAACTTTGCAATTAATCTGGCTACCGTTGTTTTCCCTGTCCCTGGATTCCCCTTAAACACCATGTGTAATACTTGTTTTCCTGTTTTTAAACCTTGTTCCTGTCTTTTTTGATTTAAATACAACCAAGCATAAATTTCCTTCATAAATTGTTTTATGGAACTTAAACCAATAAACTCATCCAACTCATATTGGATTTGCCTATAAGCGGAATGCTCTGGGTCTGATAAGATGTCCGTCTCTTCTTGATGGGAGAGGAGAGCTTCTTTTTCTGATGGCTTTTTTAGTACTACATTAATTTGCCCTCTTTTTCTCATTCTTGATGCTTGTTCCAATGACGTCACCATCCTCTATTGTATAGTGGAAACATCCTACTCACAACTACTATACGCATTCATATCAATAACCGTGACAATGGCCTAAATACTAAATATAGAAAATACGTAAAACGATTGATATTTTATCCATATGAAAAGGAGTTCACAAGATGTATATGAAGTAGATAGAAAAGTAATTAGATTCTTTGTTGACAAACAAGCTAAATCAAAATACGATTTATACCAATTATATCAATGGTGAGATGAACAAAATAGAAAGATAGAAAGTAATAACAACAATTTTAGAAAACATTACCTCCCATTATTCTTATTTAACTACAAGTAACAATTATGAATCACTACAGGAAATCTCAAACATAAATTGGATTATACATTTTCTTCAAATGAGTGAGAAATACTAAATACTAAGTCGTAAAGTAATAAAAGAACACGTGTGATTTCAGATGAAGATAGAAAAAAGCTTTTTGCATATTATATGACGATTCCTACAACGTTACGACCAAAAAGGTACGATACTTCCTCACTAATAGTTGCATTTGATTAATTAAGGAGTATAATCCGGCTTGCCCACGGCACTAAGCTTATAGCTCAAGATTCTCGACGGTTGCAGTTTCAGAGCGAAACTGCACGAATAAGAGACAAGCGAGAATTATATCCGCACAACAACGGAGAAATCTAAGGATGAAAAATTCCACTGCCAAGTTTTATGCTTTCTTACCTTTTAATGAAAGAAAAAGCAACCTAATTAGGTTGCTTTTTCTATTTAATGCATCTTTAATTGTTTTCTTGGTTTAACTGAACGTTACGCTGCGGTGAAAATGTAGAGATAGCATGCTTATAAACGAGCTGCTGCTTCCCATCTGTATCTAAGATTACTGTAAAATTATCGAAGCTTTTTACATAACCACGTAGTTGAAATCCGTTCAATAAAAAAACCGTTACTGCAATATTCTCTTTTCTTAACTGATTTAAAAATTGGTCCTGAATATTTACTGGTTGTTGTTTCATCGTCTCACAGGCCTCCCTCTAATTACATTATTATCTATATTCGATATTTAAAACAGCTTTCCTTCTATAAATTGTTTTATTTCTTGAAGCTTTTTTTCTTTTTCGTTTGTCATATCGAACCATGTAATGTCCATCTTGTTTCTAAACCATGTTAATTGACGCTTCGCATAGCGTCGTGAATTTCTTTTAAGCAAATCTATCGCTTCTTCTTTAGAGAGGTTACCTTCTATGTATTGATATATTTCTTTATAACCTATTGCTTGTACGGATTGGCAGTCAACAACACCTGCTTTATAAAGCGCTTCTGCTTCTTCAATTAACCCACCTGTGACCATATTATCGACTCTTTCATTGATGCGACTATATAATTTTTCACGTTCCATTGTTAAACCGACGACCACCACATTGTAAGGGGATTGTTTTGGTTGCTGTGGTCTATCATGAATCGTTTTTCCCGTTACATGAAAGATCTCTAACGCACGTATGATTCTACGAATATTGTTTGGGTGCAATTCCTTAAAGCTTTGTGGGTCTACATGCTTCAGCTGCTCATGAAGTGCCTCGTTACCATGTTCTTGAGCGAAACGTTCAAGTCTATTACGGAAATTGCTATCTCCCTCTGAACTCGAGAAATCATAATCATAAATAACAGCATTTACGTACAAGCCTGTTCCGCCTACGATGAGTGGCAGTTTACCCTTACCTTGAACCTTTTTTATACAACCTTTAGCCAACTCTTGGAATTCAGCTACAGAAAAACTTTCTTTAGGATCCTTTATATCAATGAGATAATGAGGGATGTCTTCCATTTCTTCATCTGTAATTTTTGCAGTTCCGACGTCCATTCCACGGTAGATTTGCATCGAATCTCCACTAATTATTTCCCCATTAAATCCCTTTGCCAGAGCAATTCCTGTAGCTGTTTTCCCTACGGCAGTCGGACCAACTATCACTACCAAATTCCCCATACTAATCACCTTATTCTTCTAGTTCTATTGTACCGTAATGAAATGTCGCCGAAGGTCTCACCTGTACTTTAAACCCTAGCTTCATAAACCGCTTACTACGGAAATGATCTTTTAAAACGACTCTTTTCTTAGCTACACGCTTCGCTTCGGTGATTGTTTCGTCCGTTATAGGTAATCGCACCGTATATGGCCTCATAGAATCAAACCCATGCGAGCCCTCAACAACCTCTTCAAACAACGGATCAAAATATACGATATCTACGGATTTATCTTCCATTGATTGAAGAATGGTTACATGTGAATCATGAATCACCGATATTCTTCTCATCGCCTGATTTACTTCACTATTTCCACTTTCGTAACCTTTAAGACCTGTTTTTACAATGTATGAAATGACCTTTGAGTATTCTGCTCCGAAAACAGAACCATTTATGCCAGTAGCTAAACTTGCAACTATTGCATCTGAGCCTAATCCAAGTGTCGCATCAAAAAAAGAATCACCCTGCTTTATTTTACATGCTTGAACTAAAGGATCCTCTTTTGCCTTAATCCAATGCTTCGCACGAATCATGGCAGCATTCGGATGAAAAAAGAATGGTGGTGAATTTGCATAAGCTTGTAGTAACAGTTTATCTTTAGCTACTACGAGTACAGCTGCATGATATGTCGTAATCATTGCACCAATCGATCGCTTATTCCGCACGACATAACGACAATCCAACTCACTAGCAACGTTTTTAGCCTCATTTATACTTCCTTCTGAAGGACGGCCAGCTGTAGTAACAATTAATCTATCCATAATGTCTCCTATTTTATCTACTATGAAAGGAAAATTTTGATCCCCGGTCATTTTATTGTAGTTACTGTACTTCTGCAATGCAACTATTACATAATTCTTTTAAACATACGTTCCATTTCATAAGTAGAGTAGTGGATGATAACTGGTCTTCCATGGGGACAAGTATATGGCTCCACACAAGTACGTAATGTTTCAAGTAATTGAAACATTTCATCATGTGTTAAAAAACGATTCGCTTTAATTGCAGCTTTACAGGACATTAATATTGCTGCTTCTTCTCTAATCTTCCCAATGTCAATTGTTTTCATATCTTTTAACTGCTCTAGCATCTCACTAATAAGCGCTTCTTCTTCACCTTTTGGAAACCAAGTAGGATGAGAACGGACAATATAGGTTCTCGTACCGAATGGTTCTAAATGAATCCCAATTCTTTCAAATAAATGTCCCTTTTCTTTTAGTCTTTCTTCTTCAGCTTGTGTGAATTCAAAACTTAAAGGGACGAGTAAATCTTGTAAAGTGTTATCAAATTTTGCAAGTTTTTCCCTATAATATTCATACTTAATGCGTTCTTGTGCTGCATGTTGATCTATGATAAATAATCCTTGGTCATTTTGCGCTAAAATATACGTTCCATGCAATTGCCCAATTGGGTATAACGGAGGAACTTTGTTGTCAGGAGTTGTTTTAGGATCAACACTTAACGTTTCCTTTTTTTCTTCACTAAACAATGTAACCTCATCATCTTGAACATCTGAACGAATAATATAATTTTTCGCTATTTCCTCGGTATTATCACTTTCATTCACCTGACTTTGTTTGTTTAATGTATCCTCAGTAGATTCAATTCTATGTTGTTCCTTACCCTCGCCCTTATTCTCAGAAGATTGCT is a window from the Evansella cellulosilytica DSM 2522 genome containing:
- a CDS encoding DUF4279 domain-containing protein, which encodes MTVKIFVSFHIESTFDPDFKYKHFDPEKVTKLLNIIPVQSQIFDPSFSGNTLEKIPKNNYTSSWIYSVKGICDEDESFDIVLQELYKETIVSLFTENNKHHIRKIMNDYDACCFLRISSFGLGDYITVTRIPTEVLKCVKDVSAKVEVLTHSKDVEYYNIYRAQKLYHK
- the glnA gene encoding type I glutamate--ammonia ligase, which encodes MSKFSKDDILSMAKEENVRYIRLQFTDLLGIIKNVEIPVDQLPKALDNLMMFDGSSIEGFVRIEESDMYLYPDLDTWVIFPWTQEKGKVARLICDVYNPDGTPFAGDPRGALKKVLEEAKALGFTDFNIGPEPEFFLFKTDEKGEPTLELNDKGGYFDLAPVDTGENCRRDIVLELEDMGFEIEASHHEVAPGQHEIDFKYADAIATCDNIQTFKLVVRTIAAKHGLHATFMPKPLFGVNGSGMHANMSLFRGKENAFFDENAPGQLSETAMQFLAGILKHAAAFTAITNPTVNSYKRLVPGYEAPCYVAWSMRNRSPLVRIPSSRGLSTRIEVRSPDPSANPYLAMAAMLSAGLDGIRNKMTPPPATDRNIYVMDEKERLAEGIEALPATLKEALVALSKDEVITSSLGEHVLEHFIEAKEIEWDMFRTQVHPWEREQYMTTY
- a CDS encoding aminotransferase class I/II-fold pyridoxal phosphate-dependent enzyme; this encodes MEMKDKLEKVVAKIEEELQSTFMQRGKVSEANQRKVLKAFRDHEVSEYHFHGSTGYGYDDIGRETLEKIYAQVFGGESAIVRPQIVSGTHAISTALFGVLRPGDELLYITGKPYDTLEEVIGVRGNKNIGSLADLGVTYQYVPLKNDEIDFKNVKRMIHENTKIIGIQRSKGYENRPSFTIKQMQEMINYVKEINPELIVFVDNCYGEFVELEEPNQVGADIVAGSLIKNPGGGLVKTGGYIVGKEHYIQLCAARLTAPGIGLKGGASLHSLLEMFQGLFLAPHVVNQALKGALFTAKFLSHIGMETSPSWTDERTDLIQSVSFPSRETMIAFCQAIQANSPVDAHVKPQPSYMPGYEDDVIMAAGTFIQGASIELTADGPIRPPYTAYVQGGLTYEHVKICVTDAVYSLIKNNLFELNLK
- the hflX gene encoding GTPase HflX, translated to MNKENVLIVGLKTQKIDEEQFQYRMEELEALTNTAGGNVVMQVTQNRERPDSATYIGRGKVDEIITILEELEVELVIFNDELSPSQLRNLTSQLDVKVIDRTQLILDIFAGRARSKEGKLQVELAQLGYLLPRLRGQGAMLSRLGGGIGTRGPGETQLETDQRHIRNRMTDIRMQLEQIVSHRERYRARRKKNQAFQISLVGYTNAGKSTLLHRLSEADIYVEDQLFATLDPTTKKIKLPSGMEVLLTDTVGFIQQLPTTLIAAFRSTLEEVKEADLILHVVDAANPDYPNHEKTVYKLLEELEAEKIPVLTVYNKRDLLHGDFFSYTKSASILISSKEKADLDKLQEKIESVMEEIFSPYIFHVDANEGKWLHRLQRETIQVEQYFDEQSEQYVVRGYAAPDSAIFHEMQAKQLDTRGE
- the spoVK gene encoding stage V sporulation protein K, whose product is MEQASRMRKRGQINVVLKKPSEKEALLSHQEETDILSDPEHSAYRQIQYELDEFIGLSSIKQFMKEIYAWLYLNQKRQEQGLKTGKQVLHMVFKGNPGTGKTTVARLIAKLFKDMGVLEKGHLIEAERADLVGEYIGHTAQKTRDLVQKALGGILFVDEAYSLSRGGEKDFGKEAIDTLVKAMEDQQHSFVLILAGYPKEMDRFLSLNPGLPSRFPMKVTFPNYTVKELTEMANKMVKERDYKLDERADKTLAELLKYTKEKQEEHFSNGRFIRNLLERAIRAQAVRLLEEGKYDKDDLITIRGVDLSHAFKYTEDA
- the hfq gene encoding RNA chaperone Hfq, with amino-acid sequence MKQQPVNIQDQFLNQLRKENIAVTVFLLNGFQLRGYVKSFDNFTVILDTDGKQQLVYKHAISTFSPQRNVQLNQENN
- the miaA gene encoding tRNA (adenosine(37)-N6)-dimethylallyltransferase MiaA, translating into MGNLVVIVGPTAVGKTATGIALAKGFNGEIISGDSMQIYRGMDVGTAKITDEEMEDIPHYLIDIKDPKESFSVAEFQELAKGCIKKVQGKGKLPLIVGGTGLYVNAVIYDYDFSSSEGDSNFRNRLERFAQEHGNEALHEQLKHVDPQSFKELHPNNIRRIIRALEIFHVTGKTIHDRPQQPKQSPYNVVVVGLTMEREKLYSRINERVDNMVTGGLIEEAEALYKAGVVDCQSVQAIGYKEIYQYIEGNLSKEEAIDLLKRNSRRYAKRQLTWFRNKMDITWFDMTNEKEKKLQEIKQFIEGKLF
- a CDS encoding class I SAM-dependent methyltransferase, which gives rise to MDRLIVTTAGRPSEGSINEAKNVASELDCRYVVRNKRSIGAMITTYHAAVLVVAKDKLLLQAYANSPPFFFHPNAAMIRAKHWIKAKEDPLVQACKIKQGDSFFDATLGLGSDAIVASLATGINGSVFGAEYSKVISYIVKTGLKGYESGNSEVNQAMRRISVIHDSHVTILQSMEDKSVDIVYFDPLFEEVVEGSHGFDSMRPYTVRLPITDETITEAKRVAKKRVVLKDHFRSKRFMKLGFKVQVRPSATFHYGTIELEE